A single genomic interval of Helianthus annuus cultivar XRQ/B chromosome 13, HanXRQr2.0-SUNRISE, whole genome shotgun sequence harbors:
- the LOC110901091 gene encoding uncharacterized protein LOC110901091, with translation MSSSESGLSDTVDPMAIISDDEIVPEPEIFTSDTESDPEMMSDDDDDEDDDFQPFALPDFGDDVLHVDGLPDEDPFLVPILDQDHLILGHPDGELVVVPILAPLPLAAFPLEDLPFDDLSDDDVDLFIDDSFESVSSSTLHALGLQRYPTDSDTDTALSIAPTPPHDFDLDLELDIAPDDQPVDAPSDPEPIPADPEPMPAPEPLPDHDPVPLCIPDIAPLIPDLIPAPADPAAFASQVDPRYAFTSNGWIADDDDDIPAPRPGEGPSSQQPSHVPHVSAAFPHMSQYAPTTHFTSAPSGESLIWFPPNTMPVSDPYHPSHFIGYMRDELLLSLQLQQEILCRRVMELERTPRPPPCSCPSPFATPPAPLLPYPDFDVRFLTMEQQITYLLRHIYDLEEELAHVRNLLFVPPPPPPLPSA, from the exons ATGTCTTCGTCTGAGAGTGGACTATCTGATACTGTCGACCCTATGGCTATCATTTCGGACGATGAGATTGTCCCAGAGCCAGAGATTTTTACCTCCGACACTGAGAGTGACCCGGAGATGATGTcagatgacgatgacgatgaagATGACGATTTCCAGCCTTTTGCACTACCCGACTTTGGCGACGATGTACTGCATGTTGATGGTTTACCCGACGAGGATCCCTTTCTTGTTCCTATTCTTGACCAAGATCATCTCATCCTCGGACATCCCGATGGTGAGCTTGTCGTGGTTCCGATCCTCGCCCCTTTGCCTCTTGCGGCCTTTCCTCTTGAGGATTTGCCTTTTGATGACTTGTCTGATGATGATGTCGATCTTTTCATTGATG ATTCTTTCGAGTCTGTATCATCCTCCACTTTACATGCATTGGGATTGCAGCGTTACCCCACTGATTCTGATACTGACACGGCCCTGTCTATCGCACCTACTCCTCCACATGACTTTGATCTTGACCTTGAGCTAGACATTGCCCCTGACGATCAGCCTGTTGATGCACCCTCTGATCCCGAGCCGATACCTGCTGATCCTGAACCGATGCCAGCACCCGAGCCTTTACCTGATCATGATCCTGTACCTTTATGCATACCTGACATTGCACCGCTTATACCAGATCTGATTCCTGCACCTGCTGACCCTGCTGCCTTTGCCAGTCAGGTGGATCCCCGATACGCTTTCACCAGCAATGGATGGAtagctgatgatgatgat GACATTCCcgcaccccgtccaggggaaggccCGTCTAGCCAGCAGCCTAGCCATGTCCCACACGTGTCAGCAGCTTTTCCTCACATGTCTCAGTATGCACCTACTACTCATTTTACTTCTGCACCGTCAGGCGAGTCACTCATATGGTTTCCGCCGAACACCATGCCAGTTTCTGATCCCTACCATCCCTCACACTTTATTGGTTACATGAGGGATGAGTTACTCTTGTCATTGCAGCTTCAGCAGGAGATCCTGTGTCGTAGAGTCATGGAGCTTGAGAGGACTCCACGTCCTCCACCTTGTTCATGTCCGTCACCTTTTGCGACTCCACCTGCTCCTCTTTTGCCTTATCCAGATTTTGATGTTCGATTTCtcactatggagcagcagatcaCTTATCTGTTGCGTCACATTTATGATCTTGAGGAGGAGCTAGCGCATGTGCGCAACTTGCTTTtcgttcctccacctcctcctccactaCCATCAGCATAG